A part of Legionella sainthelensi genomic DNA contains:
- the uvrC gene encoding excinuclease ABC subunit UvrC has protein sequence MNISKELTSFLAKLPNEPGIYRMLDEEGTVLYVGKAANLKKRVTSYFNKQNTGIKTRSLVTQIASIEISVTRSETEALLLESNLIKTLKPKYNVLLRDDKSYPYIHLSNHPKFPRIESYRSKKKPLSGDFFGPYPSSGAVKETIVTIQKVFKIRNCRDSYFNARSRPCLQYQIKRCAAPCVNYISPEDYKRSVQDAMRFLQGKCQLILDELAKRMDKAVSELNFEEAALLRDQIKSLRLVQEQQGILQLQGDADAIAIEVTPGFACVQCVTIREGQILTSRSYFPSLPQKGLDEELSMENLWQEIFSAFIGFYYLDAPEKIPALIITNHPVDDQQPLQDALSQQRGKLCKLQVNPRGVKSRWMDFALNNLRVSVADYITKHSTMRSRFQELEQFLGLKEPIERMECFDISHTLGEETVASCVVFEQEGPCPNQYRRFNIEGITPGDDYAAMEQAITRRFKRLVETQSLPDVLIIDGGKGQVAVAQKALSSLNIFSVILLGIAKGPSRKAGWEKLILVHDALELSLPDDSKALHLLQHIRDEAHRFAITAHRKKRQKKQMDSILEDIEGVGRIRRQALLHRFGGLRELAKAPLEEIAKVQGINEHLARRIFQFFHGENILL, from the coding sequence ATGAATATTTCTAAAGAATTGACATCCTTCCTCGCTAAACTTCCTAATGAGCCGGGTATCTATCGAATGTTGGATGAAGAGGGTACTGTGCTGTATGTGGGTAAAGCTGCCAATTTGAAAAAACGAGTTACGAGCTATTTTAATAAGCAAAACACAGGGATTAAGACACGTTCTTTAGTTACTCAAATTGCTTCTATAGAAATTTCAGTTACTCGAAGTGAGACGGAGGCATTACTTTTAGAAAGTAACCTTATTAAAACGTTAAAACCTAAATACAATGTTTTATTACGGGATGATAAATCTTATCCTTATATTCATCTTTCTAATCATCCTAAATTCCCTCGAATAGAGAGTTATCGCTCGAAAAAAAAGCCGCTTTCTGGGGATTTCTTTGGTCCTTATCCGAGTAGTGGCGCAGTAAAAGAAACAATAGTAACCATTCAAAAAGTATTCAAAATTCGTAATTGCCGTGACAGCTACTTTAATGCACGTTCACGACCTTGTTTGCAGTATCAAATTAAGCGCTGTGCCGCCCCTTGTGTTAATTACATTTCTCCAGAGGATTATAAACGTTCAGTACAAGACGCCATGCGTTTTTTGCAAGGCAAGTGCCAATTAATTCTTGATGAATTAGCAAAGCGAATGGATAAAGCGGTGAGCGAGTTGAATTTTGAAGAAGCAGCTCTTTTGCGAGATCAGATTAAAAGCTTACGATTAGTCCAGGAGCAACAAGGAATTTTACAATTACAAGGAGATGCAGACGCCATTGCTATTGAGGTAACTCCGGGGTTTGCTTGTGTGCAGTGTGTGACCATTCGTGAAGGGCAAATATTGACCAGTCGTAGTTATTTTCCCTCTTTGCCACAAAAAGGATTGGATGAGGAACTCAGTATGGAAAATCTATGGCAAGAAATTTTTAGTGCTTTTATTGGTTTTTATTACTTAGATGCGCCGGAGAAAATCCCAGCGTTAATTATTACAAATCATCCGGTTGATGATCAGCAGCCCCTTCAAGACGCTTTATCGCAGCAACGTGGTAAATTGTGTAAGCTTCAAGTCAATCCCCGTGGTGTTAAATCCCGTTGGATGGATTTTGCATTGAATAATTTGCGTGTTTCTGTTGCTGACTACATCACGAAACATTCTACAATGAGATCTCGTTTTCAAGAGTTAGAGCAGTTTTTAGGATTGAAAGAGCCAATTGAGCGAATGGAGTGTTTTGATATAAGTCATACACTTGGCGAGGAGACTGTGGCATCTTGTGTGGTATTTGAACAAGAAGGACCATGCCCTAATCAGTATAGGCGTTTTAATATTGAAGGTATTACGCCGGGTGATGATTATGCTGCTATGGAACAGGCAATTACTCGTCGTTTTAAACGTTTAGTAGAAACTCAATCTTTACCTGATGTACTCATTATTGATGGAGGTAAGGGGCAGGTTGCTGTTGCCCAAAAGGCACTTTCATCTTTAAATATATTCTCTGTAATTTTATTGGGCATCGCAAAAGGACCGTCACGAAAAGCAGGATGGGAAAAACTAATTTTAGTTCATGACGCACTGGAGTTGAGCTTGCCTGATGATTCTAAGGCATTACATTTGTTACAACATATCCGTGATGAAGCGCATCGCTTTGCGATTACTGCTCATCGTAAGAAAAGACAAAAAAAACAGATGGATTCCATTCTTGAGGATATAGAAGGGGTAGGCAGAATACGCAGACAAGCATTATTGCATCGTTTTGGAGGGCTGCGTGAACTTGCAAAAGCTCCACTAGAAGAAATTGCTAAGGTGCAGGGTATTAATGAGCATTTGGCAAGGCGCATTTTTCAATTTTTTCATGGTGAAAATATATTATTATGA
- a CDS encoding L,D-transpeptidase, which produces MYKILSIALMMLMGAVVNAANFYGTGLCGYPQYDCIKVESGQSWETLFPDPTQRDIVQRVNRTYNPLWAGKVIAVPKNLAYLTVFDVSPFPLKIPDEHQKLIIVDQDKLAYAAYDAEGNLVKWGPISSGRDRCPDANRSCRTLTGIYRVFSKENEKCTSDVFPIGKGGAKMPFCMFFHKGFALHGSEDIPGVRASHGCVRMFTADAKWLNQNFVELSSERNKFMGTTIIVRPINDSE; this is translated from the coding sequence ATGTATAAAATACTTTCCATTGCATTAATGATGCTCATGGGTGCTGTAGTAAATGCCGCTAATTTTTATGGCACAGGATTATGTGGTTATCCTCAATATGACTGTATTAAAGTAGAGTCAGGGCAAAGTTGGGAAACTTTATTTCCTGATCCTACCCAACGTGATATTGTACAAAGGGTTAATCGTACTTATAACCCTCTATGGGCTGGTAAGGTTATTGCGGTACCAAAAAACTTAGCGTATCTCACTGTTTTTGATGTTTCTCCTTTCCCGCTCAAGATACCCGATGAGCATCAAAAGCTAATTATTGTAGATCAAGATAAATTAGCTTATGCCGCTTACGATGCTGAAGGTAACTTGGTAAAATGGGGGCCTATTTCATCTGGAAGAGATAGATGTCCTGACGCGAATCGTTCTTGCCGGACCTTAACAGGTATTTATCGTGTCTTTAGTAAAGAAAATGAGAAATGTACATCAGATGTGTTCCCGATCGGTAAAGGTGGAGCCAAGATGCCTTTTTGCATGTTCTTTCATAAAGGCTTCGCATTACATGGCTCTGAAGATATACCAGGAGTCAGAGCAAGCCATGGCTGTGTGAGGATGTTTACTGCTGATGCTAAATGGTTAAATCAAAATTTTGTTGAATTATCCAGTGAACGCAATAAGTTCATGGGTACAACAATAATTGTCCGTCCAATAAATGATAGTGAGTGA
- a CDS encoding SEL1-like repeat protein, producing MKSLVPWVCLFVASAGQQAFADDFSAYRLGNYNNAIEPLMSQSGKNAVADYYLGRIYLYGYGQLKNNQLAIRYFTQSAQKGYLPAILLMAKYSLLHDKNPEQALEWFKKAADAGDVDAQMYTAAAYMYGVGVKKNTDIATRYYINAAKNGNSIAQFTLATNFIDSRNTSNRKLGLIWLNKSVANNNPQALTKLGTLYIEGKLVDKDENKGVELLNRAVSQGFAPAMVALGELALEHDQKDQALEWFNKASKQQNDRAYLDLAHIYLQPKSPLYDPKTAFMWTLKAAQDGLPQGKRELAEMYQKGIGVETDPNIAKQWVDQANQDESSKNQEAALAQAALWLSNGVTDKLEQTDFQMQGILSAWQNPSVLGDFSYNQAPKLKNVVRQSVFKPQFELIQPNDVPITSFYDVLLRKNPDFQSNQWTYPFYPLNKQLAAALREHSPVFNQTNLPVPYIDANYYDYDDNSQASILDLWTNGWQAQLNYMSIFTSLYSRAILGDAQAQFEIGQMFQYGIGVAQSDASAIIFYQNAAQQQHLGAEYNLGMLYLQHAKDKNDYQLALNDLTDAAFKGNKKSQYVLARILTQGVTGQDGTVYIDPNQEQATSMLYLAAANNYGPAEYELADKLARQNDDALSVNVRKHKIAMIRQLYQGAADRGVSQALLPLAFYNAMDEDKQRQDQAFQIAKEQALAGSNDAALLLGLLYDRGIGVAADPGQAITWYQQSGKNTVSDFILGTYVAEGKGIAQDTAKGMEQLQESVNDKFSYADFNMAVLQKQMGVEFLPNLIQAYQLGNSHAGIVLADYYLIDNSDPQKMQEAKQIYAGLAEKGDQYAQLKLAYMLEKGLGSEPDLTEAQRWYTASAEQGNPLAQYLLGQLYQLGINGEPDYKLAQEWYQKAATALPEALVALGFLHETVDDNYPKALKEYEKAAAKGDALGTYDLGLMYLYGKGIPMDYQKARDFFAEAASQGVHEAMNQLGTIYFYGLGQARDTQQALAWYKKAAEAGNANALYQLGLLSETGVITKLDFNDALKYYQQSADKGNEKAMLALARMYHYGLGVEKDPKMAASFYQKLAVRQNAYAQYQLGTYYLDGTAGERSVSKGKELLQQASDNGNLQARQVLQRLEAQTQARVSFIEPVLMNNAPVAEGQTADLMYLEALNEWNQGDEVLSRMILQRLVTQYPNFTPAKRAFDQLNQARLVSIYG from the coding sequence ATGAAATCGCTAGTACCTTGGGTATGTTTGTTTGTTGCATCAGCCGGCCAACAAGCTTTTGCTGATGATTTCAGTGCTTATCGATTAGGCAACTATAATAATGCGATTGAACCATTGATGAGTCAATCAGGAAAAAATGCTGTTGCTGATTATTATTTAGGTCGAATTTACCTGTATGGATATGGTCAACTAAAAAACAATCAGCTTGCCATACGTTACTTTACCCAATCGGCGCAAAAAGGATACTTGCCTGCTATCTTACTCATGGCCAAGTATTCTTTATTACATGATAAAAATCCAGAGCAAGCTTTAGAGTGGTTTAAAAAAGCGGCGGATGCGGGTGATGTAGATGCCCAAATGTATACTGCAGCGGCATACATGTACGGAGTTGGCGTCAAGAAAAATACTGATATAGCAACTCGTTATTATATTAATGCAGCAAAAAATGGCAATTCAATTGCACAGTTTACTTTAGCAACGAATTTTATAGACAGTCGCAATACATCAAATCGTAAATTAGGCCTTATTTGGTTGAATAAGTCAGTTGCCAATAACAATCCTCAGGCTCTTACTAAGTTAGGTACTCTTTATATTGAAGGAAAATTAGTTGATAAAGATGAAAATAAAGGGGTTGAATTATTAAATCGAGCCGTATCTCAAGGTTTTGCTCCCGCAATGGTTGCTTTGGGAGAGTTGGCTTTAGAGCATGATCAAAAGGATCAAGCCCTTGAATGGTTTAATAAAGCAAGTAAGCAGCAGAATGATCGAGCATACTTAGACTTGGCTCATATTTATTTACAACCCAAAAGTCCACTTTATGATCCTAAAACAGCGTTTATGTGGACTTTAAAAGCAGCTCAAGATGGACTGCCTCAAGGTAAACGTGAATTGGCTGAAATGTACCAAAAAGGAATCGGAGTTGAGACGGATCCCAATATAGCAAAACAATGGGTGGACCAAGCCAATCAAGATGAGAGCTCAAAAAATCAAGAAGCAGCTTTGGCACAAGCTGCACTGTGGTTGAGTAATGGCGTGACGGATAAATTGGAGCAGACTGATTTCCAGATGCAAGGAATATTGAGTGCCTGGCAAAATCCATCTGTATTAGGTGATTTTTCTTATAATCAAGCTCCTAAATTGAAGAATGTGGTACGTCAATCTGTATTTAAACCTCAATTTGAATTGATTCAGCCCAATGATGTACCTATAACCAGTTTTTATGATGTGCTACTTCGTAAAAATCCTGATTTCCAATCTAATCAATGGACTTATCCTTTTTATCCTTTAAACAAGCAGTTAGCAGCTGCATTAAGGGAACATAGCCCTGTTTTTAATCAAACGAATCTACCTGTACCCTATATTGATGCAAATTATTATGATTATGATGATAATTCACAAGCGAGTATCTTAGATTTATGGACGAATGGTTGGCAAGCACAACTGAATTATATGTCTATTTTTACTAGCTTATACTCCAGAGCAATATTAGGTGATGCTCAAGCACAGTTTGAAATAGGTCAAATGTTTCAATACGGTATTGGCGTTGCTCAAAGTGATGCTTCTGCAATTATTTTTTATCAAAATGCAGCACAACAACAACATTTAGGCGCCGAGTACAATCTAGGCATGTTATATTTGCAACATGCTAAGGATAAAAATGATTATCAGCTTGCCTTAAATGATTTAACGGATGCAGCATTTAAGGGAAATAAAAAGTCTCAATATGTGCTTGCTAGAATTCTGACTCAAGGAGTAACGGGTCAGGATGGAACAGTATATATCGACCCTAATCAAGAACAGGCAACGTCTATGTTATATCTGGCTGCCGCTAATAATTACGGTCCTGCGGAATATGAATTAGCAGATAAGTTGGCACGACAAAATGATGATGCGTTAAGTGTCAATGTTAGAAAGCATAAAATAGCAATGATACGTCAGCTTTATCAAGGAGCTGCAGATCGTGGAGTATCTCAAGCTTTATTACCACTTGCTTTTTATAATGCAATGGATGAGGACAAACAACGACAAGATCAAGCGTTCCAAATTGCTAAAGAACAAGCATTAGCAGGTAGTAATGATGCAGCACTTTTGTTAGGTTTACTTTATGATCGAGGCATTGGGGTAGCAGCTGATCCTGGACAAGCAATCACTTGGTATCAACAATCAGGAAAAAATACCGTAAGCGATTTTATTTTGGGTACCTATGTAGCCGAAGGTAAAGGCATTGCTCAAGATACAGCAAAAGGAATGGAACAGTTACAAGAATCTGTTAATGATAAATTTTCTTATGCTGATTTCAATATGGCTGTATTACAAAAACAGATGGGGGTGGAGTTTTTACCTAATTTGATCCAAGCTTATCAGTTAGGAAATAGTCATGCCGGGATTGTTTTAGCTGATTATTATTTAATAGACAACTCTGACCCTCAAAAAATGCAGGAAGCGAAGCAAATTTACGCCGGTCTTGCTGAAAAAGGAGATCAGTACGCCCAATTGAAATTAGCCTATATGTTGGAGAAGGGTTTAGGCTCCGAGCCTGATTTAACTGAAGCACAACGTTGGTATACTGCTTCAGCGGAACAAGGAAACCCACTAGCCCAATACCTATTAGGCCAATTATATCAACTCGGTATTAATGGTGAACCTGACTATAAGTTAGCACAAGAGTGGTACCAAAAAGCAGCTACGGCATTGCCCGAAGCTTTAGTTGCATTAGGTTTTCTACATGAAACTGTTGATGATAATTATCCTAAGGCATTGAAAGAATATGAAAAAGCCGCTGCAAAAGGCGATGCTTTAGGGACATATGATTTAGGTTTAATGTATCTATATGGAAAAGGCATACCAATGGATTACCAAAAGGCTAGGGACTTCTTTGCTGAAGCAGCAAGTCAAGGAGTTCATGAAGCTATGAATCAATTGGGAACCATCTATTTTTATGGCTTAGGACAGGCTCGAGATACACAGCAAGCCTTAGCATGGTATAAAAAAGCAGCAGAAGCAGGAAATGCTAATGCACTTTATCAATTGGGGCTATTGTCTGAAACAGGTGTCATTACCAAGCTTGATTTTAATGACGCACTCAAATATTACCAGCAATCAGCAGATAAAGGTAATGAAAAGGCAATGTTGGCTTTAGCAAGAATGTATCATTACGGCTTAGGGGTTGAAAAAGATCCTAAAATGGCAGCAAGTTTTTATCAAAAATTAGCTGTACGTCAAAATGCTTATGCCCAATATCAATTGGGTACTTATTATTTGGACGGTACTGCAGGCGAGCGCTCAGTCTCTAAAGGCAAAGAATTATTGCAGCAAGCAAGTGATAATGGTAATTTGCAAGCACGCCAAGTTTTACAGCGATTAGAGGCACAAACTCAAGCACGGGTTAGTTTTATTGAGCCGGTGTTAATGAATAATGCGCCTGTAGCTGAAGGACAAACAGCTGATTTAATGTATCTGGAAGCGCTTAATGAGTGGAATCAAGGTGATGAAGTTTTATCACGAATGATTTTACAACGTTTAGTAACTCAATATCCTAACTTTACACCGGCAAAACGTGCTTTTGATCAATTGAATCAGGCACGATTAGTGAGTATTTATGGTTAA
- a CDS encoding CopG family transcriptional regulator, which produces MESKTARFTVLMDPRKKRAFERLCASQDLTPSQVVRQLIREYLEKYEVHYLREDKDITDHPQEKN; this is translated from the coding sequence GTGGAAAGTAAAACAGCGCGTTTTACCGTACTAATGGATCCGCGAAAAAAACGAGCGTTTGAGAGGCTATGCGCTTCCCAAGATCTAACTCCATCTCAAGTTGTCAGACAATTGATTCGAGAGTACCTTGAGAAGTATGAAGTCCATTATCTTAGAGAAGATAAAGACATAACGGATCATCCGCAAGAAAAAAATTAG
- a CDS encoding leucyl aminopeptidase family protein: MQAKLFYETQSDRAIPLYLISQGQWEEQSCKLTSAERNCFALYQFKGNIGDSCTMFNADGLIEKVYIGCGEDNQAQAMANAALVLPPNTYKVQGFCSQEALMNWALAQYCFEAYKKNENKPRILVINSDEVNDLLNLVQAQFLVRDLINKPTSDLGPKEMAEVVEQLANTHNAQFKQWVGDELLTDNFPAIHAVGRASKSAPRLLSLTWGDESHPRVTLVGKGVCFDSGGLDIKSAYGMRLMKKDMGGAAHVIGLAQWVMTRNLPVRLHLLIPAVENSIGPDAFRPGDVLTMRNGLTVEIHNTDAEGRLILADALVKACEEQPDLLIDFATLTGAARVSVGSEIAAFFTNNNKLAAEVSDVSMKALDPVWRLPLFDAYEEILRSNVANLSNASDHPYAGAIVAGLFLQRFVSKTIPWIHLDIMAWNLSSKPGKPEGGEAMGFRSIAAYLLQTYG; this comes from the coding sequence ATGCAAGCAAAATTATTTTATGAAACTCAGAGTGATAGAGCTATTCCTCTTTATTTGATTTCACAGGGGCAGTGGGAAGAACAGAGTTGCAAGCTAACGTCTGCAGAACGAAATTGTTTTGCTTTATATCAATTTAAGGGAAACATAGGCGATTCTTGTACCATGTTTAATGCAGATGGTCTCATTGAGAAAGTTTATATAGGCTGCGGGGAGGACAATCAGGCTCAAGCTATGGCAAACGCGGCGTTAGTACTTCCTCCTAATACCTATAAGGTCCAAGGTTTTTGTTCTCAGGAAGCATTAATGAATTGGGCTTTAGCACAATATTGTTTTGAAGCTTATAAAAAAAACGAAAATAAGCCACGGATTCTGGTGATCAACTCAGATGAGGTAAATGATCTTTTAAATTTAGTACAAGCCCAATTTTTAGTTCGAGATTTAATTAATAAGCCAACGAGTGATTTAGGCCCCAAAGAGATGGCTGAAGTGGTTGAGCAATTAGCTAATACACATAATGCACAATTTAAACAATGGGTAGGAGACGAATTACTCACGGATAATTTTCCAGCCATTCATGCTGTAGGGCGCGCTTCCAAGTCTGCACCACGTTTGTTGTCTTTAACTTGGGGTGATGAGAGCCATCCTCGTGTTACTCTGGTAGGAAAAGGGGTATGTTTTGATAGCGGCGGTTTGGACATTAAATCAGCCTACGGAATGCGTCTGATGAAGAAAGACATGGGGGGCGCTGCCCATGTAATTGGCCTGGCGCAGTGGGTTATGACGCGTAATTTACCTGTTCGATTACACCTGTTGATTCCTGCAGTAGAAAACTCTATAGGACCTGATGCATTTAGACCCGGGGATGTTTTAACCATGCGCAACGGTTTAACTGTAGAAATACACAATACTGATGCAGAAGGACGTTTGATTTTGGCTGATGCTCTAGTGAAAGCATGTGAAGAACAACCTGATTTATTAATCGACTTTGCTACGTTAACAGGTGCTGCCCGAGTTTCAGTGGGAAGTGAAATTGCCGCCTTTTTTACGAATAACAATAAGCTTGCTGCAGAAGTGAGTGATGTTTCTATGAAAGCACTTGATCCTGTTTGGCGTTTGCCGTTATTTGATGCCTATGAAGAGATTCTTCGTTCTAATGTTGCCAATTTAAGCAATGCAAGTGATCATCCATATGCAGGAGCAATTGTTGCAGGTTTATTTTTGCAGCGATTTGTGTCAAAGACTATCCCATGGATCCATCTTGATATTATGGCATGGAATTTAAGCAGTAAGCCTGGTAAACCAGAGGGTGGTGAGGCAATGGGTTTTCGTTCAATTGCGGCATATTTGCTACAAACTTACGGATAA
- the rpsT gene encoding 30S ribosomal protein S20 has product MANIKSAIKRARQNIKLRQHNASARSMFRTYIKNVLKAVESGDKEAAHAAYTKAQPVIDKAAGKGLIHKNKAARIKSRLVARVKAMSA; this is encoded by the coding sequence GTGGCAAATATTAAATCAGCAATCAAACGCGCTCGCCAAAACATTAAACTGCGTCAACATAATGCAAGTGCACGTTCTATGTTCCGCACTTACATCAAAAATGTGCTTAAAGCTGTTGAATCAGGTGATAAAGAAGCTGCTCATGCAGCCTATACTAAAGCTCAGCCTGTTATTGACAAAGCTGCAGGGAAAGGTTTGATTCATAAAAATAAAGCTGCACGAATTAAAAGCCGTTTAGTAGCACGTGTAAAAGCAATGTCTGCGTAA
- a CDS encoding DUF1840 domain-containing protein: MLVTFHTDAYEDIMYFEDIAKRLLFLMGHSGAIPGAIKSEDLPDALKRLQSSLGKEEKVVDDDEENEAQISLKKRAVPLISLLQAAIKKDKDVLWD; the protein is encoded by the coding sequence ATGTTAGTTACGTTTCACACTGATGCTTATGAAGACATTATGTATTTTGAGGATATAGCCAAGCGTCTGCTCTTTTTAATGGGGCATAGTGGTGCAATCCCAGGCGCAATCAAATCTGAAGATCTTCCTGATGCTTTGAAAAGATTACAGTCGAGCCTAGGCAAAGAGGAAAAAGTAGTAGACGATGATGAGGAAAATGAGGCACAAATCAGTTTGAAAAAACGTGCAGTTCCTTTAATTAGTTTATTACAAGCAGCCATTAAAAAGGATAAAGACGTGCTATGGGATTAA
- the letA gene encoding two-component system response regulator LetA, with protein sequence MIKVLIVDDHALVRMGIRRLLEDMSDVEVVADAESGEQALVLVKQYSPDVVLLDMKMPGIDGWEVTRRLKKSNPHAKVIAVTAMCSDVLPTRVLQLGAMGYLTKESGAEEMAAAIRKVAKGEKYLSAEIAQKMAINSLEEAQGSPFNVLSEREMQVMLMITSGMNVQEISDRLFLSTKTINGYRYRTFEKLGIKNDVELTYLALKHGIIENPTGLTSEE encoded by the coding sequence TTGATTAAAGTATTAATTGTTGATGACCATGCATTGGTTCGAATGGGTATTCGACGATTACTCGAAGATATGTCAGATGTAGAAGTTGTTGCTGATGCAGAAAGTGGTGAACAAGCTTTAGTGTTAGTAAAGCAATATTCCCCTGACGTAGTTCTTTTAGATATGAAAATGCCTGGGATTGATGGCTGGGAAGTAACGCGTCGTCTGAAAAAATCAAATCCACATGCTAAAGTTATAGCTGTAACTGCAATGTGTTCTGATGTATTGCCCACCCGTGTTTTGCAATTAGGGGCTATGGGGTATCTCACTAAAGAATCGGGTGCTGAAGAAATGGCCGCCGCGATAAGGAAGGTAGCTAAAGGGGAAAAATACCTTAGTGCTGAAATTGCTCAAAAAATGGCAATCAATAGTCTGGAAGAAGCACAAGGATCCCCTTTTAATGTATTATCGGAACGAGAAATGCAAGTCATGTTGATGATTACAAGTGGCATGAATGTACAAGAAATCAGCGATAGGCTTTTCTTGAGTACTAAAACGATCAATGGCTATCGTTATCGCACTTTTGAGAAGTTAGGTATAAAAAATGATGTTGAGCTGACCTACTTAGCTTTGAAGCATGGAATCATAGAAAATCCTACTGGTTTGACGTCAGAAGAATAG
- a CDS encoding SulP family inorganic anion transporter yields MLAILEANKAGLLQPKHWLNNIIAGVIVGVVALPLAMAFAIASGAKPEQGLYTAIVAGLFVSIFGGSRLQIAGPTGAFIVILSGITAKYGIEGLQIASMMAGGMLLLLGFAKMGAIIKFIPDPVIVGFTAGIGIIIWVGQWGDFFGLPAVTGDHFHTKLIHLIQVLPQFHLATTLLAIFAIILVIYGPKVPILKRVPGPLVALVVTTLIQVIFQFQGIKTIGSAFGGIPQGIPAFALPSVTWDKIIELIGPAFTIAMLGAIESLLSAVVADGMAGTRHDSNQELVGQGLANIVAPLFGGFAATGAIARTATNIRNGGTGPIAGIVHSITLIIILLILAPLAINIPLATLAAILFVVAWNMSEARHFIKMLQRAPRADVVILLITFILTVFADLVVAVNIGVILATLQFLRRMATSVEVRQATEQELVQEFAHKGFITLPPGVLVFAVEGPFFFGAVENFERALAGTHTDPQHLIIRLKWVPFIDITGLQTLEEVINDLQRRGVNVMLSGANDRVRGKLQKSGIIDLIGEKNNFDTFDEALVFLKESMHELSDTSSSHKTVVSDFTQNVRNID; encoded by the coding sequence ATGTTAGCAATTCTAGAGGCAAATAAAGCAGGCCTCCTCCAGCCGAAGCACTGGCTCAATAATATTATTGCTGGAGTTATTGTAGGCGTTGTTGCTTTACCTCTGGCTATGGCGTTCGCAATTGCATCAGGAGCTAAACCAGAACAAGGGCTTTATACCGCCATTGTGGCTGGATTGTTTGTTTCGATATTTGGAGGGAGTCGACTTCAAATTGCAGGACCAACGGGTGCATTTATCGTTATTCTATCAGGTATTACTGCAAAATACGGTATTGAAGGGCTACAAATCGCAAGTATGATGGCGGGGGGGATGTTGTTGTTACTTGGTTTTGCTAAAATGGGAGCCATTATTAAATTTATACCTGATCCCGTAATCGTCGGTTTTACTGCAGGGATTGGCATTATTATCTGGGTGGGGCAATGGGGCGACTTTTTTGGCCTACCGGCTGTCACTGGAGATCACTTTCATACTAAATTGATTCATTTAATTCAAGTGCTCCCTCAGTTCCACTTAGCAACTACTTTGCTCGCCATTTTTGCAATTATTTTAGTTATCTACGGCCCTAAAGTGCCGATACTAAAGCGTGTTCCAGGACCTTTGGTGGCACTGGTTGTGACGACTTTAATTCAAGTAATATTCCAATTCCAAGGAATCAAAACAATTGGCTCTGCCTTTGGCGGAATTCCTCAGGGGATACCCGCATTTGCGCTCCCCTCAGTTACATGGGACAAAATCATTGAGTTGATTGGTCCTGCATTTACAATCGCGATGCTGGGTGCCATCGAATCGCTTTTATCAGCTGTGGTTGCTGATGGTATGGCTGGTACTCGACATGATTCAAATCAAGAGCTAGTCGGTCAGGGTTTGGCCAACATTGTAGCGCCTTTGTTTGGAGGGTTTGCAGCAACAGGGGCAATTGCACGAACGGCAACTAATATTCGTAATGGTGGGACAGGTCCAATTGCGGGTATTGTTCATTCAATTACTTTAATTATTATTTTATTGATATTGGCTCCTTTGGCGATCAATATTCCATTGGCTACATTGGCGGCCATACTTTTTGTGGTTGCTTGGAATATGAGTGAAGCGAGGCATTTTATTAAAATGCTACAACGAGCCCCTAGGGCCGATGTTGTGATTTTGCTGATTACATTTATATTGACTGTTTTTGCCGATCTGGTAGTCGCTGTTAATATTGGTGTCATTCTAGCCACACTACAGTTTCTTCGAAGAATGGCTACTAGCGTCGAAGTTCGTCAAGCCACGGAGCAGGAATTAGTGCAGGAGTTTGCTCATAAAGGTTTTATTACATTACCGCCTGGTGTGCTCGTGTTTGCAGTGGAAGGTCCTTTCTTTTTTGGGGCTGTCGAAAACTTTGAACGTGCTTTAGCCGGAACACATACTGATCCGCAACACCTTATTATTCGACTTAAATGGGTTCCATTTATCGATATAACAGGCTTGCAAACTTTAGAAGAGGTGATTAACGATTTACAAAGGCGTGGTGTCAATGTCATGTTGTCTGGCGCTAACGATCGGGTTAGGGGCAAATTGCAAAAATCTGGAATTATCGATTTGATTGGGGAAAAAAATAATTTTGATACTTTTGATGAAGCATTAGTTTTTCTAAAAGAAAGCATGCATGAATTAAGTGACACCTCCTCTTCTCATAAAACTGTTGTAAGCGACTTTACTCAAAATGTGCGGAACATAGATTAA